From one Nocardioides yefusunii genomic stretch:
- a CDS encoding glycosyltransferase family 4 protein, which produces MRARHKQAAHAPTTSDTPKQHVLVLNWRDPWHPEGGGSEIYLEQVTKRLAAEDRRVTFFTSRYEGSTARETVDGVHYVRAGRNLTVYLWAAWNLLTGRFGHVDQVLEVQNGMPFCSTLFTRARVSVLVHHVHREQWPVVGRVLAKVGWFMESRTGPFVNRHNQYIAVSQVTADELSTLGVAAERIRIAYNGVPPVPEFTPQPRDPQPSLVALSRLVPHKQVEHAVYALHDLAEEIPDATLTVMGDGWWADELAALVSRLGLQDRVRLLGFVDDRTKFEELSRAWIHVMPSLKEGWGLSIIEAAHVSVPSIAYASAGGVTESILDGVTGLLAQDQDDFTDCVRRLLADDELRTSMGDKAQLRSEQFSWEATTSVVSRCLDGAPIRPAVAVSH; this is translated from the coding sequence ATGCGAGCCAGACACAAGCAGGCAGCACACGCCCCTACGACATCCGACACCCCGAAGCAGCACGTACTGGTGCTGAACTGGCGGGATCCGTGGCACCCCGAGGGGGGCGGCTCGGAAATCTACCTCGAACAGGTGACGAAGCGACTCGCGGCGGAGGACCGCCGGGTCACGTTCTTCACCTCACGCTACGAAGGCTCGACCGCCCGCGAGACGGTCGACGGCGTCCACTACGTGCGGGCCGGACGCAATCTCACGGTCTACCTGTGGGCGGCGTGGAACCTGCTCACCGGCCGGTTCGGCCACGTCGACCAGGTCCTGGAGGTCCAGAACGGCATGCCGTTCTGCTCGACCCTCTTCACGCGTGCGCGCGTGAGCGTGCTCGTCCACCACGTCCATCGCGAGCAGTGGCCCGTCGTGGGCAGGGTCCTGGCGAAGGTCGGATGGTTCATGGAGTCCCGCACCGGCCCCTTCGTCAATCGCCACAACCAGTACATCGCCGTCAGCCAGGTGACCGCTGACGAACTCAGCACTCTGGGAGTGGCAGCCGAACGGATTCGGATCGCCTACAACGGCGTTCCGCCCGTTCCTGAGTTCACCCCACAGCCGCGCGACCCGCAGCCCAGTCTTGTCGCGCTCAGCCGCCTCGTGCCGCACAAGCAGGTCGAGCACGCCGTGTACGCCCTGCACGACCTCGCTGAGGAGATCCCGGACGCCACCCTGACCGTGATGGGCGATGGCTGGTGGGCCGACGAACTGGCCGCGCTGGTGTCGCGTCTCGGACTCCAGGACCGGGTGCGGCTGCTCGGCTTCGTCGACGACCGCACCAAGTTCGAGGAGCTCTCGCGAGCCTGGATCCACGTCATGCCCTCACTCAAGGAGGGGTGGGGGCTTTCGATCATCGAGGCGGCCCACGTCAGCGTCCCCTCGATCGCCTACGCGTCCGCAGGAGGTGTCACCGAGTCCATCCTGGACGGCGTCACGGGCCTGCTGGCACAGGACCAGGACGACTTCACCGACTGTGTGCGGCGACTCCTGGCCGACGACGAACTGCGCACGTCCATGGGCGACAAGGCCCAGCTCCGGAGTGAGCAGTTCTCCTGGGAAGCCACCACCTCTGTGGTCTCCCGGTGCCTCGACGGCGCACCGATACGACCTGCCGTCGCTGTGAGTCATTGA
- a CDS encoding class I SAM-dependent methyltransferase: MIQTTPTDATVEAPFADDWRRSVKLFRSFLTEQTDPHGFYGLIAEDTVQMMQRHMTLEGARIADFGGGAGFYSDAFARRGATSLVVDLDHDEVKAHGVRHPLSVVARAEQAPLADGSVDIGFSSNMLEHVPDLAGTCDQIARVVRPGGHVVLSYTAWYGPWGGHETSPWHLLGGRRAAERYERVNGRPPKNLFGESMYAATVAEGLRWAASRDDLEIVEERPRYLPPASRHLLRIPGIREVFTWNLWQVLRKRP, encoded by the coding sequence GTGATCCAAACCACACCCACTGACGCGACGGTCGAGGCTCCCTTTGCCGACGACTGGCGACGCTCGGTGAAGCTGTTCCGGTCCTTCCTGACCGAGCAGACCGACCCCCATGGGTTCTACGGTCTCATCGCTGAGGACACCGTGCAGATGATGCAGCGTCACATGACGCTGGAAGGGGCCCGGATCGCCGACTTCGGCGGCGGTGCAGGCTTCTACTCCGACGCGTTCGCGCGCCGGGGAGCCACGTCGTTGGTCGTCGACCTCGACCACGACGAGGTGAAGGCTCACGGTGTGCGGCACCCGCTGTCAGTGGTGGCGCGTGCCGAACAGGCGCCGCTCGCGGACGGTTCGGTCGACATCGGGTTCTCCTCGAACATGCTCGAGCACGTCCCCGACCTGGCCGGGACCTGCGACCAGATCGCCCGCGTCGTGCGGCCGGGCGGTCACGTCGTTCTCTCCTACACCGCCTGGTATGGGCCGTGGGGCGGGCACGAGACCTCGCCCTGGCACCTTCTGGGAGGCAGGCGCGCGGCCGAGCGGTACGAGCGCGTCAACGGCCGCCCACCGAAGAACCTCTTCGGTGAGAGCATGTACGCCGCCACCGTGGCCGAGGGGCTGCGATGGGCCGCGTCGCGCGACGACCTGGAGATCGTGGAGGAGCGTCCGCGCTATCTCCCGCCGGCCAGCAGACACCTGTTGCGAATCCCCGGTATACGTGAGGTGTTCACATGGAACTTGTGGCAAGTCTTGCGTAAGCGTCCGTGA